From a single Bryobacter aggregatus MPL3 genomic region:
- the ffh gene encoding signal recognition particle protein: MFDSLSDKLQRVFKNLRGEGKLTEANMEMALKEIRVALLEADVHFKVVKELIESVKVKALGEEVLSSLSPSQQVVKIIKDELVRLLGTHQSRLRFANEPPTVIMIVGLQGSGKTTSTSKLAKYLIHKENKRPQLVSVDVYRPAARQQLGVLAKQLNIPIYDGNVDDKPLELVRGAKMAAVREGRDVILVDTAGRLHIDDALMQELQELKEYLNPTEILFVADAMTGQDAVRSADEFNKRLGITGIILTKMDGDARGGAALSVRQITGQPLKFVGVGEKPDAFEAFHPDRVAQRILGMGDVLSLIEKVESAIDVKEAEKMQRKLIENDFSLEDFRDQLKQLRKLGPLDSLMGMIPGMGQMSKQLKEAKMDESELTKIVAIIDSMTPLERTNHMIINGARRRRIAKGSGTEVQDVNNLLKQYTQARKMMKSLTDSFGGMGGKLGGSMAKRLAKMGLPGMDDLMRR, from the coding sequence ATGTTCGATAGCTTAAGCGACAAACTCCAGCGCGTCTTCAAAAACCTGCGCGGAGAAGGAAAACTCACCGAGGCCAACATGGAAATGGCCCTGAAGGAGATCCGTGTCGCTTTGCTCGAAGCGGACGTTCACTTCAAGGTCGTCAAAGAGCTGATTGAGTCGGTGAAGGTGAAGGCGCTCGGCGAAGAAGTGCTGAGTTCCCTCTCTCCTTCGCAGCAGGTCGTCAAGATCATCAAGGATGAGCTGGTTCGCCTGCTCGGCACGCATCAGTCGCGCTTGCGATTTGCGAACGAGCCTCCCACCGTCATCATGATCGTTGGGCTGCAGGGCTCCGGTAAGACCACCTCCACCTCCAAGCTCGCCAAGTACCTGATCCACAAGGAAAACAAGCGCCCGCAGCTCGTCTCGGTCGACGTCTATCGTCCCGCGGCGCGCCAGCAGCTCGGCGTATTGGCGAAGCAACTGAATATTCCGATCTACGACGGCAACGTCGACGACAAGCCGCTCGAACTCGTGCGTGGCGCCAAGATGGCTGCCGTGCGCGAAGGGCGCGATGTCATCCTCGTCGATACCGCCGGCCGTCTGCATATCGACGACGCGCTGATGCAGGAACTGCAGGAGTTGAAGGAATACCTCAACCCCACTGAAATCCTCTTCGTCGCCGACGCGATGACCGGTCAGGACGCCGTGCGTTCCGCCGACGAATTCAATAAGCGCCTCGGCATCACGGGCATCATCCTCACCAAGATGGATGGCGACGCCCGCGGCGGCGCTGCGCTTTCGGTGCGCCAGATCACTGGCCAGCCGCTCAAGTTTGTCGGCGTCGGCGAAAAGCCGGACGCCTTTGAAGCCTTTCACCCCGACCGCGTCGCGCAACGCATCCTCGGCATGGGCGATGTTCTCAGCCTGATTGAGAAGGTCGAATCCGCCATCGATGTGAAGGAAGCCGAGAAGATGCAGCGCAAGCTCATCGAGAACGATTTCTCGCTCGAAGACTTCCGCGACCAGCTCAAGCAGCTCCGCAAGCTCGGTCCTCTCGATTCCCTCATGGGCATGATTCCTGGCATGGGCCAGATGTCCAAGCAACTGAAGGAAGCGAAGATGGACGAGAGCGAGCTCACCAAAATCGTCGCCATCATCGATTCGATGACGCCGCTCGAGCGGACCAATCACATGATCATCAATGGAGCTCGCCGTCGCCGCATTGCCAAGGGCAGCGGTACGGAAGTCCAGGATGTGAACAATCTTTTGAAGCAGTACACCCAGGCCCGGAAGATGATGAAGTCCTTAACGGATTCATTCGGCGGGATGGGCGGCAAGCTTGGAGGCTCGATGGCAAAGCGCCTCGCCAAGATGGGCTTGCCTGGAATGGACGACCTGATGCGGCGCTAG
- the rpsP gene encoding 30S ribosomal protein S16: protein MLMIRLARFGSKKKPTYRVVVIEKERARNGRAVEIVGHYNPVSQPQEVVLKLDRINHWVKNGAQPSDTVARLIRKYPVPEVVAAA, encoded by the coding sequence ATGTTGATGATTCGTTTGGCGCGTTTTGGCTCAAAGAAGAAGCCGACCTACCGCGTCGTTGTGATCGAAAAAGAACGCGCCCGCAATGGCCGCGCCGTTGAAATTGTTGGCCACTACAATCCGGTCTCGCAGCCCCAGGAAGTGGTCCTGAAGCTCGACCGTATCAATCATTGGGTGAAGAATGGCGCACAGCCTTCGGACACTGTGGCTCGCCTGATCCGCAAGTACCCGGTTCCGGAAGTTGTAGCTGCTGCTTAA
- a CDS encoding KH domain-containing protein, with product MKELVEEIAKALVDTPAAVVVKEVESDRGTVLELHVAPEDIGKIIGKQGRTARCIRTLLSAGGAKLDRRYDLSIQE from the coding sequence ATGAAAGAACTTGTGGAAGAGATTGCTAAGGCGCTTGTCGATACTCCCGCTGCGGTAGTTGTCAAAGAAGTGGAAAGCGATCGCGGCACAGTGCTGGAATTGCACGTGGCTCCTGAGGACATTGGAAAGATCATCGGAAAGCAAGGCCGCACGGCTCGTTGCATTCGCACTCTTTTGAGTGCGGGTGGAGCAAAGCTCGATCGTCGCTACGATCTTTCCATCCAGGAATAG
- the rimM gene encoding ribosome maturation factor RimM (Essential for efficient processing of 16S rRNA): MIPEGWLTLATILKPRGNKGEVLVNLLTDDIERLLEVESVSCFEGNGKEPKVFEVEEAWMHQDKAIVKLAGIDSINDADTLRGLDLCIPLGERRELREGEVFLSDLIGCQIFDRADVLLGTVADVYEEGSQVWLSMGPDEVLIPWIPAFFPVQDIPKKRLVAELPDGLLEVNQQ; encoded by the coding sequence ATGATTCCCGAAGGCTGGTTAACACTCGCCACCATCCTGAAGCCGCGAGGCAACAAGGGGGAAGTGCTGGTCAATCTGCTGACGGATGACATTGAGCGATTGCTCGAGGTGGAGTCTGTGAGCTGCTTTGAAGGCAACGGCAAAGAGCCGAAAGTCTTTGAAGTGGAAGAAGCCTGGATGCACCAGGATAAGGCGATCGTCAAGTTGGCCGGAATCGATTCGATCAACGATGCCGATACCTTACGCGGACTCGATCTCTGCATTCCACTCGGCGAGCGGCGGGAGCTGCGCGAAGGGGAAGTGTTTTTGAGCGACCTCATTGGTTGCCAGATCTTTGATCGGGCGGATGTCTTGCTTGGGACTGTGGCAGATGTCTACGAGGAAGGCTCTCAAGTTTGGCTCTCGATGGGGCCGGACGAGGTGCTGATTCCGTGGATTCCTGCTTTCTTCCCGGTACAGGATATTCCGAAGAAAAGGCTGGTCGCCGAGTTGCCCGATGGGCTGCTCGAAGTGAATCAGCAATGA
- the trmD gene encoding tRNA (guanosine(37)-N1)-methyltransferase TrmD, which produces MIFHILTIFPSFFESTLKYGVVANAIQAGLIDVRVHNLRDWTTDRHQTVDDRPFGGGEGMVLKVEPVYRAIQSILPQRFAAANEEGKSFSSRVVLLSAQGKRFDQAAARDCRRYDEILLLCGRYEGVDERITDHLVDDEFSIGDFVLSGGELGAALIVDAVARLVPGVLGNQASSQFESFSETDRDGSLLLDCPHYTRPADFNSWRVPEVLLGGNHAAIKRWRHEASLAKREKNRPDLSVGAKERGN; this is translated from the coding sequence ATGATCTTTCACATCTTGACGATTTTTCCGTCTTTCTTCGAAAGCACGCTGAAGTATGGCGTGGTCGCGAATGCAATCCAGGCGGGATTGATCGATGTCCGGGTGCACAATCTTCGCGATTGGACCACGGACCGGCACCAGACCGTTGACGACCGTCCCTTTGGCGGCGGCGAGGGCATGGTGCTGAAGGTCGAACCGGTCTACCGGGCGATCCAGTCGATTCTTCCCCAGCGTTTTGCCGCCGCGAACGAAGAAGGCAAAAGTTTCTCCTCACGTGTCGTGCTGCTCTCGGCGCAGGGCAAGCGCTTTGATCAAGCTGCTGCCCGCGATTGCCGACGGTACGATGAGATCCTGCTCCTCTGTGGACGCTATGAAGGCGTTGACGAGCGGATCACCGACCATCTGGTGGACGACGAGTTCTCAATCGGCGACTTTGTGTTGTCGGGCGGGGAACTGGGCGCTGCCTTGATTGTCGACGCGGTCGCGAGACTGGTTCCGGGGGTTCTCGGCAATCAGGCAAGCTCGCAATTCGAATCGTTCTCGGAGACAGACCGGGACGGTTCTCTTCTACTGGATTGTCCGCACTATACAAGACCGGCGGACTTCAACAGTTGGCGTGTTCCCGAGGTGCTCCTCGGTGGCAATCACGCCGCAATCAAGCGGTGGCGGCATGAAGCATCGCTCGCCAAGCGCGAAAAAAATCGGCCCGACTTAAGCGTCGGCGCAAAGGAAAGAGGCAATTGA
- the rplS gene encoding 50S ribosomal protein L19: MQHPALAKVLEKYKRTDHPNFRIGDTIKVFVRIKEGDKERTQLFEGVLIARKNTGMGENIVVRKMTFGTGVERIFPIHAPVVDRIEIVRTGQVRKSKLYYLRALKGKAARLKERRK, from the coding sequence ATGCAACACCCGGCTCTGGCCAAGGTCTTAGAAAAATACAAACGCACCGATCACCCGAACTTCCGCATCGGTGACACCATCAAAGTTTTTGTCCGCATCAAAGAAGGCGACAAGGAACGTACCCAGCTGTTTGAAGGCGTGCTGATCGCCCGCAAGAACACCGGCATGGGCGAGAATATCGTCGTGCGCAAGATGACCTTCGGCACCGGCGTCGAGCGTATCTTCCCGATCCACGCTCCTGTTGTCGACCGCATCGAAATCGTCCGCACCGGCCAGGTTCGCAAGAGCAAGCTGTACTACTTGCGCGCACTCAAGGGCAAGGCTGCCCGTCTCAAGGAACGCAGAAAATAA
- a CDS encoding ribonuclease HII, giving the protein MLCSLRKEARLRANGYVSPAGVDEAGRGCLFGPVSAAAVILPQRCRIAGIRDSKTVPYEERLTLAQQIRAEAIAYSVAFASVEEIREINILQASRLAMLRAVQALQPQPDFLLVDFVTLDTHIPQDNIVKGDSISKSIAAASILAKVERDLLLEELHQRFPHYGLASNKGYGTPDHLAALRKYGPTPEHRHDFAPVREVMYLLQQQELEL; this is encoded by the coding sequence TTGCTCTGCTCTTTGCGCAAAGAAGCCCGCTTGCGGGCGAACGGATATGTCTCTCCGGCCGGCGTCGATGAAGCCGGCCGGGGTTGTTTATTTGGACCCGTTTCCGCAGCCGCAGTCATTCTTCCCCAGCGTTGCCGCATTGCCGGCATTCGCGATTCGAAAACCGTCCCCTACGAGGAACGTCTGACCCTAGCCCAACAGATCCGCGCCGAAGCCATCGCCTACAGCGTCGCTTTTGCCAGTGTTGAGGAGATCCGCGAGATCAACATTCTCCAGGCCAGCCGCCTCGCCATGCTCCGGGCCGTACAAGCCCTCCAGCCCCAGCCCGATTTCCTCCTCGTCGATTTCGTCACGCTCGACACGCACATCCCCCAGGACAACATCGTCAAAGGCGATTCGATTTCCAAATCGATTGCCGCAGCCTCCATCCTGGCCAAGGTGGAACGGGATCTGTTGCTCGAGGAGCTTCACCAGCGCTTTCCGCATTACGGACTAGCCTCCAACAAAGGCTATGGAACACCCGATCATCTGGCCGCGTTAAGAAAGTATGGGCCCACGCCCGAACATCGTCATGATTTTGCGCCGGTTCGCGAAGTGATGTATCTGCTGCAGCAGCAGGAACTGGAGCTGTGA
- the lepB gene encoding signal peptidase I: MKQPNLQIGMLERWNRARLQLAETQRGMIAEWTVTVLILLFATTTLAQAFVIPTGSMEDTLLVGDHLLVDKLSYSPAGSFTKHLLPYQDVQRGDIIVFRYPEDIKQTYVKRAIGLPGDHIRIENKQLVLNGKQVAEPYKVHKTGYIDSYRDNFPSEPLMPLFPGGRRMLRENVQGGELVVPAGAIFALGDNRDESEDSRYWGFVPRENIVGKPLIIYWSYESTRENLSGSPINPDHLKDLALNFFTKTRWDRSFQLVRGYPLQ; encoded by the coding sequence ATGAAACAGCCGAACTTACAAATTGGCATGCTCGAGCGTTGGAATCGCGCCAGGCTGCAGCTTGCTGAGACGCAGCGCGGCATGATTGCCGAGTGGACCGTCACAGTGCTGATCCTGCTCTTTGCCACCACCACGCTGGCTCAGGCCTTCGTGATTCCTACCGGTTCGATGGAAGACACGCTGCTGGTGGGTGACCATCTGCTCGTGGACAAGCTCAGCTATTCACCCGCTGGTTCTTTCACCAAGCACTTGCTGCCGTATCAGGATGTGCAGCGCGGCGATATCATCGTCTTCCGTTACCCTGAAGACATCAAACAGACCTATGTGAAGCGTGCGATCGGCCTGCCCGGGGATCACATTCGCATTGAAAACAAGCAACTCGTTTTAAACGGCAAGCAAGTCGCCGAGCCCTATAAGGTGCACAAGACTGGCTACATCGATTCGTATCGCGACAATTTCCCCTCCGAGCCGCTGATGCCGCTTTTCCCAGGTGGCAGACGGATGCTGCGCGAGAATGTGCAAGGTGGTGAACTTGTCGTTCCTGCCGGGGCCATTTTTGCGTTGGGGGACAATCGCGACGAATCCGAAGACAGCCGCTATTGGGGTTTTGTCCCGCGCGAAAACATCGTTGGTAAGCCGCTGATCATTTACTGGTCCTATGAATCCACCCGGGAGAATCTTTCGGGCAGTCCCATCAATCCCGACCATCTGAAAGATCTGGCGCTGAATTTCTTCACGAAAACCCGCTGGGATCGTAGCTTCCAACTGGTGCGCGGCTATCCACTTCAATAG
- the lepB gene encoding signal peptidase I, which translates to MSTTTTSPSQPVPQRSAFERWNAARLQLAETQRGTIGEWTVTILLLLFATTTLVQAFVIPTGSMEDTLLIGDHLLVDKLTYSPKGSISKYLLPYQDVKRGDIIVFRYPEDIKQTFVKRAIGVAGDRIRIENKQLILNGRPVQEPYKFHKTDYFDSYRDNFPSEPNMRVYPGAEEMLNKHVKNNEIIVPENCIFAMGDNRDSSLDSRYWGFVPRENIIGKPLIIYWSYESSTDRLAGSPLNPEHLKDLALNFFSKTRWKRTFQLVRGYPLQ; encoded by the coding sequence GTGAGCACTACAACTACGTCCCCTTCGCAACCCGTCCCGCAGCGTAGCGCATTCGAGCGTTGGAACGCCGCGCGGCTCCAACTGGCAGAGACCCAACGCGGCACCATCGGAGAGTGGACGGTGACGATTCTCCTGCTCCTCTTCGCCACCACAACGCTGGTGCAGGCCTTTGTCATTCCCACCGGTTCGATGGAAGATACTCTGCTGATTGGCGACCATCTGCTGGTGGACAAGCTGACCTATTCCCCGAAGGGCAGCATCTCCAAGTATTTGCTCCCCTACCAGGACGTGAAGCGCGGTGACATCATTGTCTTCCGTTACCCCGAGGACATCAAGCAGACCTTCGTCAAGCGCGCCATTGGCGTGGCTGGCGACCGCATTCGCATCGAGAACAAGCAACTCATCCTCAATGGCCGTCCGGTGCAGGAGCCCTACAAGTTCCATAAGACGGATTACTTTGATTCCTATCGCGACAACTTCCCCTCCGAGCCGAACATGCGTGTATATCCTGGCGCCGAGGAGATGCTGAACAAGCACGTCAAGAACAACGAGATCATCGTTCCCGAGAACTGCATCTTTGCCATGGGAGACAATCGCGATTCGTCGCTGGATAGCCGTTACTGGGGCTTTGTCCCGCGCGAGAACATCATTGGCAAGCCACTGATCATTTACTGGTCCTACGAGTCCTCGACCGACCGTCTGGCGGGCAGCCCGCTCAATCCGGAACATCTGAAAGATCTGGCTTTGAACTTCTTCTCGAAGACCCGCTGGAAGCGCACCTTCCAACTGGTGCGCGGCTACCCCCTCCAATAA
- a CDS encoding mannose-1-phosphate guanylyltransferase — translation MAISTPRTNYYGLILAGGRGTRFWPRSRKAKAKQVLNFFGERSLIQQTVDRLRPLLPPERIWILTNEHLKDEIARQLPEVPKRQIIAEPAARNTAPAIALACQMLQSLDPGAVLGIFPADQIISRPAVYLRAVRPAFRAASQGEMVVLGIKPRYPETGFGYIEFPKKTSFGNLEPVAISRFREKPDLPTAKKFFKSGNYYWNAGMFFWQASRLLEALETHLPKTAKLIKSLPPFLSPDFFPELSRVFPLCENISIDYAVLEKEPGILGVPAPEFGWNDVGSWSAVYDLQKHDAEGNASRGEAIFEASKGNYVDAPGKLVALLGCENLVVVDTPDALLVLDRSQAQNVGQIVKLLEKQRRDSLL, via the coding sequence ATGGCCATTTCCACTCCGCGAACTAACTACTACGGCTTGATCCTGGCCGGAGGCCGGGGCACCCGTTTCTGGCCCCGCAGCCGCAAGGCGAAAGCGAAGCAGGTGCTCAATTTCTTTGGCGAGCGCAGCCTCATCCAGCAGACCGTGGACCGGCTGCGGCCGCTGCTTCCTCCAGAGCGCATCTGGATCCTGACCAATGAGCATTTGAAGGATGAGATTGCGCGGCAGTTGCCCGAAGTGCCGAAGCGCCAGATCATCGCGGAGCCCGCGGCGCGCAATACGGCGCCTGCCATCGCGCTCGCCTGTCAGATGCTGCAGAGCCTCGATCCTGGGGCCGTGCTGGGCATTTTCCCGGCCGATCAGATCATCTCCCGTCCGGCGGTCTATCTGCGCGCTGTCAGGCCCGCCTTCCGCGCTGCCTCGCAGGGCGAGATGGTGGTGCTGGGTATCAAGCCACGTTATCCCGAAACCGGGTTCGGCTACATCGAATTTCCCAAGAAGACGAGCTTCGGCAACCTCGAGCCGGTGGCGATCTCCCGCTTCCGCGAGAAGCCCGATCTGCCGACGGCCAAGAAGTTCTTCAAGAGCGGTAACTATTACTGGAATGCGGGCATGTTCTTCTGGCAGGCTTCGCGGCTGCTCGAAGCACTGGAGACGCATCTGCCCAAGACGGCAAAGCTGATCAAGAGCCTGCCGCCCTTCCTGAGCCCGGACTTCTTTCCGGAACTGAGTCGCGTTTTCCCGTTATGCGAGAACATCTCGATCGACTACGCAGTGCTTGAGAAAGAGCCTGGCATCCTTGGGGTTCCGGCGCCCGAATTCGGCTGGAACGACGTCGGAAGCTGGAGCGCTGTTTACGACTTGCAGAAGCATGATGCAGAAGGCAATGCGAGCCGTGGCGAAGCGATTTTTGAGGCGAGCAAGGGCAATTATGTGGATGCCCCTGGCAAACTGGTGGCGCTGCTTGGCTGCGAGAATCTCGTTGTGGTCGATACCCCCGATGCGCTGCTTGTGCTCGATCGCAGCCAGGCCCAAAATGTGGGCCAGATTGTGAAACTGCTCGAAAAACAACGCCGCGACAGCTTACTCTAG